CACGGTGACCGGGAAGATGGCGCTGGTGATGGCGGCGCAGGCGCGGGGCATTCCGCTGATGGCTTCGATGGGGGCGGCGCGGCGGAGGGATCCGGCACAGGTGCGGGCGGGCTGGTTTTCGGAGGTGACCACGTGTCCGCTGGCGCGGCATTTGCGGCGCCGGCTGCGGGAGGCGGGGTTTGAAGGGGATTTTTGGTGTATTTATTCCACGGAGCGGGCGGCGCCGCTGGGGCCGGCGTCCCGGCGGGTGGCCGGGGAAGAAGCGGTGGATTCGCGGGCGGGTTTGGGGAGTCTGGTGACGCTGACAGGGCTGTTTGGCTTGCGGCTGGCGCACGAGGCTTTGCGGCATTTGCTGGAGCGCGGGGGGCAAGGCGCGGGGGGCGCAGCGCCGGGCTGATTTCAGGCTCGTTAAACGGAGAAGGGTGCGATAAATTGACCTCCATGAATACGTGGTTTGCGGGTGAGTTTCCGGTGCGGCGGCTGCGGCGTTTGCGGCAAACGGAAGCGCTGCGGCGGCTGGTGCGCGAGACGCGGCTGAGCGCGGAGCAGTTGGTGCTGCCGTTGTTTGTGCGGCATGGGCGCGGGGTGCGGCAGCCGGTCAGCTCGATGCCGGGGGTATTTCAGCTTTCGGTGGACGAGCTGGTGAAAGAGGTGGCGACGGCGCAGGAGGCCGGCGTGGGGGCGGTGCTGTTGTTTGGTTTGCCGGCGCGGAAGGACGCGCGGGCGAGCGAGGCGTATGCGGCGCAGGGCATCGTGCAGAAGGCGGTGCGGGAGCTGAAGCGAACTTTTCCGCAACTGGTGGTGATTACAGATGTGTGTCTGTGCGAGTACATGAGCCACGGGCATTGCGGGGTGGTGGCGCAGGGGGACCGGACGGGGCGGGTGCTGAATGATGCGACGTTGAAGCTGCTGGCCAAAACGGCCGTGAGTCACGCGGAGGCGGGGGCGGACATGGTGGCGCCGAGCGACATGATGGATGGGCGGGTGCGGGCGATTCGGGAGGCGCTGGATGAGGCGGGTTGGGTGGAGACGCCCATCATGGCGTACGCGGCCAAATTTGCCTCGGCTTTTTATGGGCCATTTCGGGAGGCGGCGGAGTCGGCGCCGGGGTTTGGGGATCGGCGGAGTTATCAGATGGATCCGGCCAATGGGGAGGAGGCGTTGCGAGAGGTGGCGCTGGATGTGGCGGAGGGGGCGGATGTGGTGATGGTCAAACCGGCGCTGGCGTATCTGGATGTATTGTACCGCGTGAAAACGACTTTTGGGTTGCCGACGGCGGCGTATGCGGTAAGCGCCGAGTATTCCATGATTCAGGCGGCGGGGGCGAAGGGATGGATAGACGCGGCGGCAGTGCAATGGGAATGCCTGCTGGCGATGCGCCGGGCCGGGGCGGACATTCTGATCACGTATGCGGCGGTGGAGGTGGCCCGGCGTTTGCAGAAGACGGCTTGAGGCAAGGCCGCAGCGGCAGCGCGCCGGTGTTCAGGGCAGGAGTGGCGTCCGCGCGTGAGGTTAATTCAAAGTGACCCCGCGGCGGATGTAGGTGGGGACGTCCAAATCTTCGCCATCGCGGATAGTGGGGTCGCTTTTATCAAACCGCCCCTTGGAGACGACTTCGAGGGGCAACATGCCCTGCTCCGGACCGCCGCGTTTGCCACGGACGCGGCCGCCTTGTTTGCGGTACAACTGGCGTGCCTTTTCCGGGGGCACGGCAGGCGGCGGCGGCACCATGCGCGCGGGCGGGCGCGGGGCGGAGGGAGGGAGGAAGGATTGCGCTTCCGCCTCGGCCTCGGGGAGAGGGGCGGTGCGGGGCGAGGCATCGGCGGGTGGCGGCTCCTGGGGCAGGCGTTCTTCCTCGCGGCCGGCGGAGGTGGAGGCCATGAGGGTGAGGAGCAAGCGGCCTTGCAAGGCGGGGTCGCAGGCCACGCCCAAAATGAGGTTGGCGTGGGGCGCCTGCTGGCGGATTTGGGCGCTGAGCCATTCCAACTCGGCGGGCAGCAAATCCTCGCCGGCGGCGATGCCAGCAACGATGAAGCTCAATTTTTGCCAGGCGCCAGATTCGGGTGGGCCGAACGTTTGGGTCAATTGCGCCCAGACGTCGAAGGTGCGGTGGTCGCCGGCGGCTTCGGCGGCGGCGAGCTGACATTCCAGCGCGCGGCCGGCGGTGGCGGCGCGCAAAGCTCCGAGGTCCAGATGAATCAAGCCGGGGAGAGCCAGGAGGCGCCACCAGGCGGCGACGACCTGGGCCAGGCGTTCATTGGCGGTGGCGAGGAGCTGGGGCACGGTTTGGCCCTCGGCGGCTTGCTGGAGCCAGGCCTGGTTGTCGAGGGGGATGGTGACATCGGCTTCTTCGCGCAAACGGCTGAGGGCCAGAATGGCCTGGCGGCGGCGGCGCGAGCCTTCCATTTCGAGCGGCAAGGCCACGACGGCCACGACCCAGGCGCCAGCGGCTTTGGCGGCGCGGGCGATGATGGGCGCGGCGCCGCTGCCGGTGCCGCCGCCCAAACCGGCCAGAAGGAAAACGACGTCGGCGCCGCTGACCAGGGCGGGCAGTTCGGATTCGCTGGCTTCGGCGGCGGCGCGGCCCTGTTTGGGGTCGCCACCGGCGCTCAAGCCGCCGAGGACGGAGCGTCCGAGGAGGAAAGTTTCGAGGCCGGCGCGCAATTGGAGGGAGCGCCAACTGGTGTCCAGGGCCACGCAGCGGATGCCCGGCCAGGCGGCGCGGGCCAGGAGGGCGGCGAGGTTGCCGCCCGCTCCGCCCACGCCCAGGACGGTGAATTTAAGGCCCGTGACCGGGAGGGAGGGTTGCGCTGGGGAAGGAGTCGGCTCGCTCATAGGATTATCCGCGTTGCATCAAACCACTGAGGGTGTCCCGGAAGCGGTCCAACAAACCGGGCTGGCGTTTTTGCTGGATGGAGCCAAATTTCACCAGACCGATGGCGGTGGCGAATTCGGGCTGGTCCTGGGTGGATTGGATGCTGTTGATGGAGCCGGCGCGGCCCAGATACACCGGCAGTTGGAAAATCTGTTCAGCGAGTTGCTGGATTTCGGGGATGCGGGCGCCGCCGCCCACAAGGAAGACGCCGCGGCGCAAGTGGTCGAGCCAGCCGGTCTGGGCGAGGTCGGCTTCAATCAACTGGAAGATTTCCTCGACGCGCAAGGCCATGATGCGGTTGAGGTGTTCGAGGTTGATGGTGCGCATGTGGAGGCCGTGGTCGGTTTCGAGCGCCACGGTCTGGCCGGCGTATTCGGGGCGGAGGACGGCGCTGCCGTATTTAATTTTCAATTCCTCGGCGCGGCCGAGGGGGACTTTGAGGCCGATGGCGAGGTCGTTGCTGATGTGGTCGCCGCCGACGGCGAGGACGCCGGTATGTTTGCAGAGGCCGCCGGCATAGATGACATATTCGGTGACGCCGGCGCCCAAATCAATGACGAGGGAGCCCATTTCCTTGTCTTCGTGGGTAAGGACGGCGAGGGCGGAGGCGAGGCCGTTGAAGGCGACACCATCGAGCTGGAGCTGGAGGCCCTGGACGACGCGCATGGCGGTTTTGATGCGGTTGTCGTTGCCGTGGACGACGTGGACGTCCACTTCGAGGCGGGAGCCGAGCATGCGGACGGGGTTGGGGATGCCGGACTGGCCGTCCACGGTGAAGTCCTGGCGCATGGTGTGAATGATGGTGTTGGCCGGGGGAATGACGACGGCGCGGGCGTTTTGGATGACCTGCTGGACGTCCTCCTCGGTGATGTCGCGGTCCACGGAGACAATCTGATGGACGCCGCGATTGGTGAGGCCCTGCAGGTGCCCGCCGGTGACGCCCAGATAGACACTGCGGATTTCGACGTCGGCATTTTTCTCGGCTTCGGCGATGGCGACGCGGACATCTTCCGCCGCCTGGACGGGGTCCACGATTTCGCCCTTGCGGACGCCGCGGGAGGCGCACTGGCCGATGCCGATGAGGCTGAGGGTGCCGGCGGGGCTCATTTCGCCCACCACCGCCACGACTTTGGCGGTGCCGATTTCGAGGCCGACGAGGAGGGAGGAGCTTCTAAACATCTTTTTTGCGCGAGGTGGTGCGGACGGTTTTGGCCGGCTTGGGGGAAGCGGGTGGCACGGCCGCAGCGTCCACGGTGGTGTAAGGGACGTTGTTGGCGACGGACAAATCGAGGGAGGCGAGGGCGCGGCCCTGGCGCTGGACGTAGTCATGGACGGCGCGCCAGCGCCAGAGCTGGCGTTCGAGGTTGTCCATGCCAAAAGAAATGCGGGCGCCCTGGCTGGTTTGGACGACCATGACCTCCGGGCTGGTCAAATCAATCCAGCGAATGTCCACCAGGCCGGCCATGGGGGAGCGCTCGAAGAGGGTGATGAGGCGGAGGGCGGCCTTGACCTGGGGGGATTCCACCACGCGGCCGGGGCGGAGCTCGACATAATTGACGCCGGTGATGACGGGGAGAAATTGATTGGTGGCGCCCCAAGGGATGGCGCGCTGGCCGGGGGAGACCGGGAGCATGACAAAGCCGGAGGCGTCGAGGGTAAAGACGACGGGGTCGCGGACGCCCGGCCCCATGGGTTGGAGGACCTGGGCCACGGCCTCGCGCTCGGTGATGCGGAGGCGGAGGGTTTGCGGCAGGACGCGCTCGACGGAAACAGAGGCAATCATGGGGACGAGTTCGAGGTCGCGTTTGACGCGGTTGAGGTCAAGGGCAAAAAGATTCTGGCCGACTTTCAAATCCGCCCAGCGGCGGATTTGTTCCGGGGAGATGACGCCGTCGGATTGGATGTCAATGGTCTGGATGGAGAAGGTGGGGTTGTTGTAGATGAGCTGGTCCATCAACCAGCTCCAGCTCCGCCACATGAGAAACAAGCCGAGCAGGGCGAGCAGGGAGAAGGCCATGGCCTTGGAGGCCAGGCGGAGGCGGTCCGAGCGCAAGCGGACGCCGCCGCGGTTGACTTCCAGGACGCGCGGGCGGTCCTGTCGCCGGTTCTTGTTTTTGTTGCCAAAGGGCCACATGGCGCAGGTTAAACCAATAATTTTTCAAGGGGGCCGCGGCGGCCTGCCCGGCGGAGCGCCAAATCAATCATGCGCTGGCAAAGGGCGCCGTAATCCAGGCCGGCGGCCAGGGCGGCCTTGGGCAAGAGGCTGGTTTCGGTCATGCCGGGGAGGGTGTTGATTTCCAGAACCATGGGGTCGCCGGCGGGAGTAATCATGATGTCCACGCGCGCGTAGTCGCGTCCGCCAATGGCCTGGAAGGCGCCCACGGCGGCGGCCTGGGCGCGGGCGGTGACGTCGGGCGGAAGGGGCGCGGGGCAGAGGTATTCGGTGGCGCCGGCGGTGTATTTGTTCTGATAGTCGTAGGCGCCGCGTTTGGGGCGCACTTCTACGATGGGGAGGGGCTGGGCGTCGAGGATGCCCACGGTGGTTTCGCGTCCGAAGAGGCGGGGTTCCACGAGGGCGCGGCGGTCGAATTGCAGGGCGTGCTCAAGGGCGGCGCGCCATTGGGCGGGGGAGTCCACGAAGGCGAGGCCGACGCTCGATCCCTGGCAGACGGGTTTGACCACCAGGGGCGGCGCCCAGCCAGGCGGCCAGGGGGCGGCGGGGTTATCCACCACGACAAAAGGCGCGGTAGGGACGCCGGCCGCGAGGCAGCGTTGTTTGGTGAGGGCCTTGTCAAAAGCCAGGCGGCTGGCTTCCGGGCCGCAGCCGGTGTAGGGCACGCCAAGGTGTTCCAACTCCTGCTGAATGGCGCCGTCTTCCCCATAAGTGCCGTGCAAGGCAAGGAAGACGACTTCGGCGCCGGGCGGGAGGGCCCAGCGTCCGGGTTGGGCGTCCACTTCGGTGACCTGATGGCCCAAGGCGCGCAAGGCCCGTGCCACCGCCGCGCCGGAGCGGAGGGAGACTTCACGCTCGGCGGAAGGGCCGCCCAAGAAGACCGCGATGTGCAAAGGGTGGCTCATGGGGTTCAACGGAAGCGTCCGCAACAACGGCCGGCCGGTGGAGCGCCGCCCGCGCCCGCAGCCGCGCCGGGGCTGGCGGGGAGTGGATTGTCTGCACGGAGCTGAGAGGCCAGTAGATGCGCGGCGACGGTAATGTCGGCGCCAGCGCCGATGAAGAGGGCGAGGTCACCCGGTTGGAGCTGGGCGCGCACGGCCTGGGCGAGGGCGGCGGGTTGTTCGCAAAGCTCGACGGGTTGTCCTTCGGTGCGGATGGCCTGCGCCAGCCATTCGCTGTCCACGCCGGGGATGGGAGGCTCGCTGGCGGGGTAAATGGGGAGGAGCCAGAGGCGGTCCGCGCCTTTGAAGCAGGTGGCGAATTGTTCGACGAGTTTCTGGGTGCGGGTGTAGCGGTGCGGTTGAAAAGCGACAAGGAGGCGCTGCGGGGACAGCGAGCGCATGGCCTGCAGGGTGAGGCGGATTTCGTTGGGATGATGGCCGTAGTCATCGTACACGGCCACGTGCGCATCCCGATAGAGACATTGTTGGCGGCGGGCGGCGCCGGAGAAACCGGCCACGGCGCGGGCGATGTCGTCCACGGCGTAACCGAGTTGATGAAGCATGGCGATGACGGCGGCGGCGTTGCTGAGGTTTTGGGCGCCAAGGAGGCGGGTATGAAATTCGCCGAGGCGCCGGCGTTGGTGCCAGATTTCAAAGCAGGAGGCGGGTTCGGGCGCGGCGCCGGAGGGGCCGGGCTGCGGGCGGCAATGGATGAATTCGAGGCGGTAATGGGCCAGGGGATGACAGCCGTAAGCGAGGGCATCGGGGCGGCGTTTCATCAAACCGGCCAGGCGCTCGTCGTCGAGGCAGTAGAGCAAGGGGCCGCCGCGGACCTGGTCGGCGAATTGTTGAAATTCGAGGCGGACAGCGGCGAAGTCCTGGAAGTAGTCGAGATGGTCTTCGTCCACGTTGAGGAGGATGGCGGCGTGGGGGCGGAATTCGAGGAGGGTGCCGTCGCTTTCATCGGCTTCGAGGACAAACCAGGGGGGCTGGCCGTTGGCCTGGCCGTGGGAGTAGCGGGCATGGGGTGATAATTGCGGGGTGAGCCAGCCCACGGCATAGCTGGGGGAGGCGCCGAGCTGTTCCAGGGCGAAAGCGAGCCAGGCGGTGGTGGTGGTTTTGCCGTGCATGCCGGCGACGCACAGCGGCCGCTGGCGGTGGGCGAGCGCGGCCAGGACGGGGGCGCGGCGGGCGAGGGGTATGCCGGCTTCGCGCGCCTGGCGCCATTCGGGGTTGTCCTCGGGCACGGCGGAGCTGCGGACCACCAGATGGGGGGCGGCGGCGGTGATGTGGGACGCGGCATGTCCCTGGTGCACCATCGCCCCGCGGGCCCGCAGGCCGGCGGTCTCGGCGTTGTCCTGCAAATCGGAGCCGGTGACGCGGCAGCCCAGGTCCAGCAGGAGATGGCCGAGGCCGCTCATGCCGCAGCCGCCCGCGCCAATCAAATGCACCGCCAGGCTGCTGCCGGCGCGGCGCAGCAGCTCTTCCACCCCCCACGTGTCCAACTCGTAACGGTTCATGCTAAAACGTTGCTTGTCTTCGGCTGCGGACGATGGTCATGGGCCGCGTGGGGAGCGCCTTTCCAGAGGTGGAGCAGCCCCACGATGTGCTCGGCCATGCGGGCGGCCGCCTCGGGATGATGCCAGCGGGCCACGGCTTCGGCCATGCGCTGGCGGGCCGCGGCATCGCCGGCGAGGCGCGCCAGTTCGCCCACCAAACGCTCCGGGGTGGCGGCCGCCTGTT
This is a stretch of genomic DNA from Fontisphaera persica. It encodes these proteins:
- a CDS encoding tRNA threonylcarbamoyladenosine dehydratase, with translation MSEARFSRTVQLIGEAGLERLQGALVVVAGLGAVGSFATEALARAGVGRLRLVDFDRVQPSNLNRQLLALESTVGRLKCEVARERVLDINPQCRVEALAMRVEAGTVGQALEGQPDLVLDAIDTVTGKMALVMAAQARGIPLMASMGAARRRDPAQVRAGWFSEVTTCPLARHLRRRLREAGFEGDFWCIYSTERAAPLGPASRRVAGEEAVDSRAGLGSLVTLTGLFGLRLAHEALRHLLERGGQGAGGAAPG
- the hemB gene encoding porphobilinogen synthase is translated as MNTWFAGEFPVRRLRRLRQTEALRRLVRETRLSAEQLVLPLFVRHGRGVRQPVSSMPGVFQLSVDELVKEVATAQEAGVGAVLLFGLPARKDARASEAYAAQGIVQKAVRELKRTFPQLVVITDVCLCEYMSHGHCGVVAQGDRTGRVLNDATLKLLAKTAVSHAEAGADMVAPSDMMDGRVRAIREALDEAGWVETPIMAYAAKFASAFYGPFREAAESAPGFGDRRSYQMDPANGEEALREVALDVAEGADVVMVKPALAYLDVLYRVKTTFGLPTAAYAVSAEYSMIQAAGAKGWIDAAAVQWECLLAMRRAGADILITYAAVEVARRLQKTA
- the ftsA gene encoding cell division protein FtsA, whose amino-acid sequence is MFRSSSLLVGLEIGTAKVVAVVGEMSPAGTLSLIGIGQCASRGVRKGEIVDPVQAAEDVRVAIAEAEKNADVEIRSVYLGVTGGHLQGLTNRGVHQIVSVDRDITEEDVQQVIQNARAVVIPPANTIIHTMRQDFTVDGQSGIPNPVRMLGSRLEVDVHVVHGNDNRIKTAMRVVQGLQLQLDGVAFNGLASALAVLTHEDKEMGSLVIDLGAGVTEYVIYAGGLCKHTGVLAVGGDHISNDLAIGLKVPLGRAEELKIKYGSAVLRPEYAGQTVALETDHGLHMRTINLEHLNRIMALRVEEIFQLIEADLAQTGWLDHLRRGVFLVGGGARIPEIQQLAEQIFQLPVYLGRAGSINSIQSTQDQPEFATAIGLVKFGSIQQKRQPGLLDRFRDTLSGLMQRG
- a CDS encoding cell division protein FtsQ/DivIB, which gives rise to MWPFGNKNKNRRQDRPRVLEVNRGGVRLRSDRLRLASKAMAFSLLALLGLFLMWRSWSWLMDQLIYNNPTFSIQTIDIQSDGVISPEQIRRWADLKVGQNLFALDLNRVKRDLELVPMIASVSVERVLPQTLRLRITEREAVAQVLQPMGPGVRDPVVFTLDASGFVMLPVSPGQRAIPWGATNQFLPVITGVNYVELRPGRVVESPQVKAALRLITLFERSPMAGLVDIRWIDLTSPEVMVVQTSQGARISFGMDNLERQLWRWRAVHDYVQRQGRALASLDLSVANNVPYTTVDAAAVPPASPKPAKTVRTTSRKKDV
- a CDS encoding D-alanine--D-alanine ligase family protein — encoded protein: MSHPLHIAVFLGGPSAEREVSLRSGAAVARALRALGHQVTEVDAQPGRWALPPGAEVVFLALHGTYGEDGAIQQELEHLGVPYTGCGPEASRLAFDKALTKQRCLAAGVPTAPFVVVDNPAAPWPPGWAPPLVVKPVCQGSSVGLAFVDSPAQWRAALEHALQFDRRALVEPRLFGRETTVGILDAQPLPIVEVRPKRGAYDYQNKYTAGATEYLCPAPLPPDVTARAQAAAVGAFQAIGGRDYARVDIMITPAGDPMVLEINTLPGMTETSLLPKAALAAGLDYGALCQRMIDLALRRAGRRGPLEKLLV
- the murC gene encoding UDP-N-acetylmuramate--L-alanine ligase gives rise to the protein MNRYELDTWGVEELLRRAGSSLAVHLIGAGGCGMSGLGHLLLDLGCRVTGSDLQDNAETAGLRARGAMVHQGHAASHITAAAPHLVVRSSAVPEDNPEWRQAREAGIPLARRAPVLAALAHRQRPLCVAGMHGKTTTTAWLAFALEQLGASPSYAVGWLTPQLSPHARYSHGQANGQPPWFVLEADESDGTLLEFRPHAAILLNVDEDHLDYFQDFAAVRLEFQQFADQVRGGPLLYCLDDERLAGLMKRRPDALAYGCHPLAHYRLEFIHCRPQPGPSGAAPEPASCFEIWHQRRRLGEFHTRLLGAQNLSNAAAVIAMLHQLGYAVDDIARAVAGFSGAARRQQCLYRDAHVAVYDDYGHHPNEIRLTLQAMRSLSPQRLLVAFQPHRYTRTQKLVEQFATCFKGADRLWLLPIYPASEPPIPGVDSEWLAQAIRTEGQPVELCEQPAALAQAVRAQLQPGDLALFIGAGADITVAAHLLASQLRADNPLPASPGAAAGAGGAPPAGRCCGRFR